The nucleotide window CATTCTGTCGGGTTATCAGTGCTTTCACTATATTTTATCCAGCCATTGCTCTGTGGTTGCTCACTTTTATAAGCGTAGACAGATTTATGGCTATTGTCCAGCCCAAACATGTCAAAGaactaaaaaatacaaaaaaagctGTACTGGCTTGCACTGGAATCTGGGTAATGACCCTCGCAACAACATCCCCATTGCTGTTTTTACAGTCTGATCCAGACAAAGCCTTGAATTTCACTACCTGCATGAAAATGCTTGATATCATCCATTTAAAGGAAGTAAATACATTGAACTTCTCTcgcttgatttttttctttttgattcccTTGTTTATTATGATGGGGTGTTACCTAGTCATTATTTACAATTTTATCCATGGCAAGACTTCCAAACTGAAGCCTAAGGCCAAGGAGAGATCCAGAAGAATTATAGTTACTCTGATTGCTCAAGTACTTGTCTGCTTTGTACCCTTCCACATTTGCTTTGCCTTCCTGATGTTGCAAAGTGAAGATACAACTTACAATCCCTGGGCAGCCTTTACCACCTTTCTCATGAATCTCAGTACATGCTTGGATGTTATACTGTACTATATTGTTTCTAAACAATTTCAGGCGAGAGTCATCAGTGTAATCCTTTATCGTAATTACCTTCGAAGCGTGCGCAGGAAAAGTTTTCGAACTGGAAGTGTGAGATCACTCACTAATATGAACAGTGAAATgatataaaaagaggaaaaaagtcagGGGACTTTTGTAACataaataagtgattttttttaccAAATTCTAGTATTTTGACTATGCTGAAGAATGTTCTATAGCTAGAAGCAACGCATACAATTTGTTGAACTGTAAATGTGAGAGAAGCAGAATAATAATTGCACTTCTTTATACCTGCTTTTGTAAATCTGAAATGGACTAAAACCTAGTACCAGTGTTAAGCTTTTCAATGCTTCTGTCATTTCAAAAGATTGTGAAAGTTGTCAGACACAAAAAAGTGACTATTAGTATAATAAAGCAGACAACACTGAAGAATTATGATGCAAcgtatatattaattttttatatttgcaCAAGCAAATGTTCCTGAAACTACTGCATATCCCACACTTCTAAAATTAGCTTCATTCTCTCAAGACCAATGTTAGCATGACTTAAAGAGAAAGCATATGCAGGCAACGTATTTCATTCAACTAAAAACTTCTTTGATGTTGATTTCTTTGTAACTGACAACATTCTGCAGTCACAGATAAAAGTATCATCAAAAGGTATAATAGTCAAACAGTTCATCAGTCCCCTGTGGGTATGATGTGCATATTTACCACACCCCGGTCATGCACAAAGTATCTTTTCACACAGACGAAAATACAGAATTTGACCAGACACAGTAGCAGCCTATGTCCCAGCAACAAACTTCAAGGTAGCAAACATGATGAGTAACCGCAGTACTACTCAAACTTTCAACTCCTTTTGAATACTCACACATTACAAAATATATATCTTCATAACGTCAAAcatatgttttttcttccttactaAATCAGCCTTTAGCTACTTTCAAGTAGAAATAAAAAGAGTCTAATATTGTGTTTAATAGTAGAAATCTTGCTCCAAAAGCTTTTCTTATTACCTCAGAGTGTACGACACATGGAAACTCAAGTCTGTATGAGGCTGATCTCACCTGTCAGAAGCTTAACCACAAAGGCTCTACAAGCTCTACAGTTCTACTGTAACACTTCTTAGTAAGTGCAGAAATCTCAAATACAGGCTATGCAGAACTGAACCACTAAATACCTTTAAGCTTTAAGAACTTCAAATGCAAGTGCTAAATGGAGTAACATTCTCTAGTGCTCAATTTTTGAAACACAAGCATACAAAATACCAGTATGAAATGCATGTAACTGCATATGCATTTTAAAGTGAACATAAAGATAAGAATTACAGTTGTGCTGTCTTTGTGATTTAAGAAAGAAATCAGCACCAACCtgatttcagttttcagttttaccGATTTACAAACCAAATACAGCAATAATTTGTACACTGCAAGCTGTGTTTCAAGCATGCTGACAGTGGAAATGGGACTAACAGAATAGAATGTAATCATTATATggataaattataaattaattaacCACAGATCACAActaggaaataaatatttgaaaatatgatAGTTGCGCCAAGAACTTTTACACTATAGTTCAAAAGAGGATTAAATTTAATTTGcagaaagttttttttaaattaaaatctgcaaaaaaataaTCCCTTGAAACTATATCTAAAATAACCAATCCATTAGGAGCTACTTACAAACCAGAAGGCAAGCTGTTGATGGTGGTGCCAAATATATACTGAGTGATTTCTACAAGGAGAAGATCAAACAAAGCTGAGAGCATCCAAGCACCCAGTAAAAAGGACTgtaaagaaaaagtttaatttgaattaattcaacagtttaaaaataaggttttaatGTATctctaaataaaagaaaaaaacaagaaaaccactACACTAGTTCAATTAAGACAAGTGAAATCTTTAGCACAACATAATTCCAGATCTACATCTCTAGATACTGAAGAATTAAGAGTTAGATTTGTTGCCAAAATTAAATTCTATGGATCTGATAACTTTCAACTAATACAGCTGCAAACTTTAATTAGAAAAACCCACTGACTGCAAGATATTATCAATATAAATTTAGATTTATGAAAACCAAATTCTCTTTAAAACCCTTTAACATGTATTTCTATACAAAATGTTAGTAATAAAACTGCAGTATTAATCCAGGACTGCAAGATTTTATACAGTGtagaaaacagtttctgtttaaaaaatatataactgGAACTtactgaaaattttctgctgccatATCTTCTTTCAAATATTCTAAAGTTGTAAATGAGCAGACTGCTGCAAAATGTGTCTTTCAAATCAAGACATATTGTTCTCCCACATACAAGTCTCCAAATCTAGAAGGTTAAAGATCGTCATGTTAAGTCTCTCTTCCTTCAAGAAAATTCTTTACAGAATTTTTCCTCAGACTGAATATAATACTG belongs to Strix uralensis isolate ZFMK-TIS-50842 chromosome 2, bStrUra1, whole genome shotgun sequence and includes:
- the GPR18 gene encoding N-arachidonyl glycine receptor, which translates into the protein MSGNHHPEEYRIASLVFYSFVFTVGLLVNATALWVFSCTTKKRTTITVYMMNVALLDIIFIFSLPFRIIYYGKETWPFGDTFCRVISAFTIFYPAIALWLLTFISVDRFMAIVQPKHVKELKNTKKAVLACTGIWVMTLATTSPLLFLQSDPDKALNFTTCMKMLDIIHLKEVNTLNFSRLIFFFLIPLFIMMGCYLVIIYNFIHGKTSKLKPKAKERSRRIIVTLIAQVLVCFVPFHICFAFLMLQSEDTTYNPWAAFTTFLMNLSTCLDVILYYIVSKQFQARVISVILYRNYLRSVRRKSFRTGSVRSLTNMNSEMI